A genomic segment from Aegilops tauschii subsp. strangulata cultivar AL8/78 chromosome 1, Aet v6.0, whole genome shotgun sequence encodes:
- the LOC109771549 gene encoding CASP-like protein 5A2, translating to MAASKAASSASLHRSSSPLSLMAACLLVAAASLQCLWSLALGAVDIYALLVKRSFRSPRATTIYSIGDWVSHIFSQAPQNITALCHSFLVVSYTRKPPAFRLQVTGALTFAAASGSAGITILLDDDLMLCSENHCPSFMAATAMAFFSWFAIAPSCLFNLMMAVYRVQRAS from the exons ATGGCAGCCTCGAAAGCCGCCTCATCCGCCTccctccaccgctcctcctccCCGCTCTCCTTAATGGCCGCCTG CCTCCTCGTCGCAGCAGCAAGCTTGCAATGCTTGTGGAGCCTCGCTCTGGGCGCTGTGGACATCTACGCACTTCTTGTCAAGCGTTCCTTCCGGTCTCCTCGAGCCACCACCATATATTCCATCGGGGACTGGGTAAGTCACATATTTTCTCAGGCACCTCAGAACATAACAGCCCTCTGTCACTCATTCCTTGTGGTCTCTTACACTAGAAAA CCCCCGGCGTTTCGTCTGCAGGTCACAGGCGCGCTGACGTTCGCTGCAGCAAGTGGATCAGCAGGCATCACCATTCTCCTCGACGACGACCTGATGTTGTGCTCGGAGAACCACTGCCCAAGCTTCATGGCCGCCACCGCCATGGCTTTCTTTAGCTGGTTCGCGATCGCGCCGTCCTGCCTCTTTAACCTCATGATGGCGGTCTACAGAGTGCAGAGAGCTTCGTAG